Proteins found in one Macaca mulatta isolate MMU2019108-1 chromosome Y, T2T-MMU8v2.0, whole genome shotgun sequence genomic segment:
- the LOC106995380 gene encoding LOW QUALITY PROTEIN: BCL-6 corepressor-like (The sequence of the model RefSeq protein was modified relative to this genomic sequence to represent the inferred CDS: inserted 7 bases in 5 codons; deleted 1 base in 1 codon; substituted 3 bases at 3 genomic stop codons), whose translation MLGSRSICSADYSMNPSNAQVTKAGKVKMIRNVGLPFGWVGCEADVILNYLALYLRDWYCCFAGVSQVTSVLLLCQGGCKSAYQIDLLEALIIDHTGLKQEGLQLPRNTVXSSLSRMDSKQDHEVAMNTVGALSFFSEINPEMQFKLNIPEIVEDFSVSEKLLDCLPAVCKTQHGIQKNAFSTAETLALDRPASHNQKLLNMFDAHYLQLPWVNPYMESATPAIHPSFDLPNMYSQSMFLLPQQFXNLAQPLYSPGNRNREQFSYLPPPXLASPMRLSVPFAISAILPLFCCADKSLPWRMAISLQNPXHSYPHIRNSKQPRMPSTKAVTSGFPGDTTLMFPASPQPSPXIHLATQAVADTFSEFHEHYTRICTPPAVMLSRLYMIGSEFPTAKLSNSKYPETLEVGESAQPVPMYTCKTVAQDRKDGGSPPLLEKQSITKSISSKPVELSSKVMEVDASKADHMKKMASMGLVHSRSGGGLVLSRSEIPKETSSPRNGCAIYRSEIIRTDPSSWVVPKPRPNEENNGESMLKNQIIDWMIIKQQXSSYLCMSGKDTMIPNVLGSVSCAGHPTSVLPPCYQSPTPDGTDGTRTNRSSVDTTLSIIQEVGXPPTMPVKQSSNTSSKDAKASNPKLNFKANENGLQPSPIFLSPNEAFRPPSISYPRSYFPYPVSKATAIRPFSLHDKGPIYPHPILLPNNSLFPGHLAPKPTLPYVVPMGYPEFXIYQDALGFGMVQPMLIPHRPMEITKEEKPERRSCSQERACHKDPTLQNQLSEVLEASSTAFHPEVPTDILKLNPSWNQGKIVIKSDKVVYVDHLQEKPDVKTDANMSKPSFTQKNVGQNAEPAKLPVVKPSLQQHDDFVMLREELGHIGDLPEAYTLKQTPANKENLGMPVSTPLLEPALVSDGHAVTFGKIQENSKPYSLGSAPLSMDIISIYTKDGANEAKSNDGKLLKPKSSKLVKRIATSAGYMGDGFDSVTTELYADSSQLRWKQRALKMKELQKDNILCLPSAYCELAMMRFSELQVSEKKGGHSETKDSKAYKFSTADSERWKGNRDKKPKCVLEEDIASQNNRERCKYSPGNKQHNPFKALKDEDLPVEKYLMERQPVGELATDQVAMDVLHSPILQLEKKCKVSSDSSQTETTPEKLPEDSFLKNKQKQVYIGFHPKKHHLMHLREQWEQQVLAAESKPGLQGRKEVTQTVQPEVTAWDYDIMKEKLCRKRAEAKGNRSWLEESLKPSGNEEALPMFSGPPPKKKLLSNNASRQKLSHPRCIPSVRLPDKQQKVRESVKTDMLCTNKEEDCPATSLLEKYTNNSEKPSGKRQCKTKHLIPQDLRQGFLLTGDCYIENADGKSAVPRFIKRLEPSSNYDLTLSKQELKPFNCLQELLPASQAMKLPHSCFPQETNQSRPMLLRAKRIIVDRHAGETLLQRAAWLGYEDLVLYCLENKHCDVNHQDNAGYCALHEACARGWLHIVQHLLRYGADVNCSAQDGTRPLHGAVENDCLEIVRLLLSYGADPTLATYAGRTIMKMTHSKVMEIFLTDYLNDLQGCSDNKLNSSWEFYGSSVCEPDNEGGSSVLANPPGQEDQDDDNEACSDVFEFEFSDSPLLPCYNIQVSSLQGQRNWLLLSDVLKKLKMSSCIFRCNFPHLKIIPIAEAEFYRQVSASILFSSSKDLEAFNPESNELLDLLEFTNELQILLGSFLECLNPRDVALEKDH comes from the exons tgtgAG GCTGATGTCATATTGAACTACTTGGCGCTTTATCTTAGGGACTGGTACTGCTGTTTTGCAGGAGTGTCCCAAGTAACATCTGTGTTGTTGCTCTGCCAAGGTGGATGCAAATCGGCTTATCAGATTGACCTCCTGGAAGCACTGATCATAGACCACACAGGCCTGAAACAGGAAGGGCTTCAGTTACCCAGAAACACTG TTTCTAGTTTGAGCAGAATGGACTCCAAACAAGATCATGAGGTTGCCATGAACACTGTAGGT GCCTTGagttttttttcagaaataaatccagAGATGCAGTTCAAACTAAATATACCTGAGATAGTGGAAGAtttttctgtctctgaaaaacTCCTAGATTGCTTACCTGCTGTATGTAAAACACAACATGGAATACAAAAGAATGCTTTCAGCACAGCAGAAACACTTGCCTTGGACAGGCCTGCAAGCCACAATCAGAAACTTCTCAATATGTTTGATGCTCATTACCTGCAACTACCCTGGGTCAATCCTTACATGGAGAGTGCCACACCAGCCATCCATCCTTCCTTTGATTTGCCAAATATGTATTCACAGAGCATGTTCTTGCTACCTCAGCAGTTCTAAAACTTGGCCCAGCCACTATATTCTCCAGGAAACAGAAACAGGGAGCAATTTTCCTACCTGCCACCACC CTTGGCATCACCCATGAGGCTTTCGGTGCCTTTCGCCATCTCAGCCATTCTGCCTCTCTTCTGCTGTGCAGACAAAAGCCTACCGTGGAGGATGGCCATCAGTCTCCAGAACCC CCACAGCTATCCTCATATTCGGAACAGTAAACAACCTAGGATGCCGTCTACCAAGGCAGTTACTAGCGGCTTTCCAGGGGATACAACTCTCATGTTCCCTGCCTCCCCTCAGCCCTCACCCTAGATCCACCTTGCCACCCAGGCTGTTGCAGACACGTTCTCTGAGTTCCATGAGCATTATACCAGGATCTGCACCCCTCCTGCAGTCATGCTGTCAAGGCTATACATGATAGGTAGCGAGTTTCCCACAGCCAAGCTCTCTAATAGCAAATATCCTGAGACCCTGGAAGTGGGTGAAAGTGCTCAGCCAGTCCCCATGTACACCTGTAAGACAGTGGCTCAAGACAGGAAAGATGGAGGCTCACCGCCTCTGTTAGAGAAGCAGAGTATTACCAAAAGCATCTCAAGTAAGCCAGTAGAGTTGTCTTCTAAAGTGATGGAGGTAGATGCTTCCAAAGCTGACCATATGAAAAAGATGGCTTCTATGGGCCTGGTTCACAGCAGGTCTGGAGGTGGCTTAGTGCTCTCCAGAAGTGAGATTCCAAAAGAAACATCTTCTCCAAGAAATGGCTGTGCTATCTATAGATCTGAAATCATTCGCACTGATCCTTCATCCTGGGTAGTACCCAAGCCAAGACCTAATGAAGAGAACAATGGTGAAAGCATGCTGAAAAACCAGATAATAGACTGGATGATAATAAAACAGC AGTCTTCATATCTTTGCATGAGTGGTAAAGACACTATGATCCCTAATGTTCTGGGGTCAGTGTCCTGTGCAGGCCACCCCACCTCTGTATTACCTCCATGTTACCAATCTCCAACCCCAGATGGGACAGATGGCACTAGGACCAACAGGAGCTCTGTGGATACCACACTATCCATCATTCAGGAAGTGGGCTAGCCTCCAACCATGCCTGTCAAACAAAGCAGCAACACCAGCAGCAAGGATGCCAAAGCCAGCAACCCAAAACTGAATTTCAAAGCAAATGAGAATGGCCTTCAGCCAAGCCCCATATTTCTGTCTCCAAACGAGGCTTTCAGGCCGCCATCAATTTCCTATCCCAGAAGTTATTTTCCTTACCCAGTATCTAAGGCCACTGCTATAAGACCCTTCTCCTTACATGACAAAGGACCTATCTACCCTCATCCTATTTTGTTGCCCAACAACAGTCTCTTTCCTGGGCACCTTGCCCCAAAGCCTACACTGCCTTATGTGGTGCCTATGGGCTATCCAGAGT TGATCTACCAAGATGCCCTCGGATTTGGCATGGTACAACCCATGTTGATACCACACAGGCCCATGGAGATCACTAAAGAGGAGAAACCAGAGAGGAGGTCATGTTCCCAAGAAAGAGCCTGCCACAAAGACCCAACTCTCCAGAATCAGCTTTCTGAGGTGTTGGAAGCTAGCAGTACAGCATTTCATCCAGAAGTCCCCACTGACATTCTAAAACTGAACCCCAGCTGGAATCAAGGGAAGATTGTTATCAAAAGTGATAAAGTTGTTTATGTAGACCATCTCCAAGAAAAACCAGATGTTAAAACTGATGCAAATATGTCTAAACCCAGCTTCACA CAAAAAAATGTTGGTCAGAATGCTGAGCCTGCCAAGCTGCCAGTTGTCAAGCCATCCCTGCAGCAACATGATGATTTTGTCATGCTAAGAGAGGAGTTGGGGCACATTGGTGACTTGCCTGAGGCTTATACTCTCAAACAGACTCCAGCCAACAAAGAGAACCTAGGGATGCCAGTTTCAACACCATTGCTGGAGCCAGCTTTAGTGAGTGATGGTCACGCTGTAACTTTTGGTAAAATCCAAGAGAATTCCAAACCATATAGCCTTGGCAGTGCCCCACTAAGTATGGACATAATCTCTATTTACACCAAAGATGGAGCCAATGAGGCCAAATCAAATGATGGCAAACTTCTGAAACCAAAGTCATCTAAGCTGGTAAAGAGAATCGCTACCTCAGCAGGTTACATGGGTGACGGATTCGACAGTGTCACTACTGAACTGTATGCAGATTCTAGTCAGCTCAGGTGGAAGCAACGGGCATTGAAGATGA AAGAATTACAAAAGGACAATATTTTATGTCTGCCTAGTGCTTACTGTGAG ctTGCAATGATGCGCTTCTCAGAGTTGCAGGTGAGTGAGAAAAAAGGTGGCCATTCAGAAACTAAAGACTCCAAGGCATACAAATTCAGCACAGCTGACTCAGAGAGATGGAAAGGAAATCGGGACAAAAAGCCAAAATGTGTTCTGGAGGAGGATATTGCCAGCCAGAATAACCGTGAGAGAT GCAAGTATAGTCCTGGAAACAAACAGCACAATCCCTTTAAAGCCCTAAAGGATGAAGATCTTCCTGTAGAGAAGTATTTAATGGAAAGGCAGCCTGTGGGTGAGTTAGCTACAGACCAGGTAGCTATGGATGTGCTGCACAGCCCCATCCTCCAGctagaaaagaaatgcaaagtcTCAAGTGACAGCAGCCAGACTGAGACTACTCCAGAGAAGTTGCCAGAGGACTCTTTcctaaaaaacaagcaaaaacaggTTTATATAG GGTTTCATCCTAAGAAACACCACTTGATGCACCTTAGAGAACAGTGGGAGCAGCAGGTGTTGGCAGCAGAGAGCAAACCCGGTCTGCAAGGCAGGAAGGAAGTGACCCAGACAGTTCAGCCTGAGGTCACTGCCTGGGATTATGATATCATGAAAGAGAAACTCTGCAGGAAAAGGGCAGAGGCCAAAGGCAATAGAAGCTGGTTGGAAGAATCTCTCAAACCCAGTGGCAATGAAGAAG CCTTGCCTATGTTCTCAGGCCCTCCACCAAAGAAGAAGCTTTTATCCAACAATGCAAGCCGCCAAAAGCTGTCTCACCCACGCTGCATACCATCGGTGAGGCTCCCTGATAAGCAGCAGAAAGTTAGAGAGAGCGTTAAGACAGATATGCTGTGCACAAACAAGGAAGAGGATTGCCCTGCTACCTCCCTGCTGGAGAAATACACCAACAACAGTGAGAAGCCATCTGGGAAGAGACAGTGCAAAACTAAGCACTTGATACCTCAGGACCTGAGGCAGGGGTTCCTGCTAACAGGGGACTGCTACATTGAGAATGCTGATGGCAAG TCAGCTGTCCCAAGATTCATAAAGCGGCTTGAACCCAGTTCCAACTATGATCTGACATTATCCAAGCAGGAGCTGAAGCCCTTCAACTGCTTGCAAGAGTTGCTACCAGCTTCCCAGGCCATGAAGTTGCCACACTCATGTTTCCCTCAAGAAACCAACCAATCTCGCCCAATGCTGCTGAGAGCAAAGAGAATTATTGTCGATAGGCATGCTGGTGAGACTCTCCTGCAGCGGGCAGCATGGCTTGGCTATGAG GATTTGGTCTTGTACTGCCTGGAGAACAAGCATTGTGATGTGAATCATCAAGACAATGCAGGTTATTGTGCTCTACATGAAGCTTGTGCACGTGGATGGCTCCATATTGTGCAGCACCTTCTTAGATATGGTGCTGATGTTAACTGCAGTGCCCAAGATGGAACCAG GCCTCTCCATGGTGCAGTTGAAAATGATTGTTTGGAAATTGTCCGCCTGCTCCTTTCCTATGGCGCTGACCCCACTTTGGCCACCTACGCAGGCAGAACCATTATGAAAATGACCCACAGCAAAGTTATGGAAATATTTCTAACAG aTTACTTAAATGACCTACAGGGTTGCAGTGACAATAAGCTGAATAGCTCTTGGGAGTTCTATGGCAGCTCTGTCTGTG AACCAGATAATGAAGGGGGATCCAGTGTTTTGGCAAACCCCCCAGGACAAGAGGACCAGGATGATGACAATGAGGCTTGCAGTGATGtgtttgaatttgaattttcagATAGCCCTCTCTTACCTTGTTATAACATTCAAGTTTCATCTTTGCAGGG aCAACGAAACTGGTTATTGCTTTCAGATGTACttaagaaactgaaaatgtcaTCCTGCATATTTCGCTGTAATTTTCCACATCTGAAAATTATCCCAATTGCAGAGGCAGAGTTTTACAGACAGGTTTCAGCAAGTATCTTGTTCTCTTCCTCCAAAGACTTGGAAGCCTTCAATCCAGAAAGCAATGAACTACTAGATTTACTAGAATTTACAAATGAacttcagattcttcttggctcCTTTCTGGAATGCTTAAATCCCAGGGATGTGGCCTTAGAGAAGGACCACTGA